In Ctenopharyngodon idella isolate HZGC_01 chromosome 2, HZGC01, whole genome shotgun sequence, the following are encoded in one genomic region:
- the LOC127500245 gene encoding paternally-expressed gene 3 protein-like isoform X2 produces MPEMLRTTEMTSMPEMPRSTEMPKIPWTTEMPHTTEMLEMPRTTENARVTEIPQTTEMPEMPQTTETPQATEMPRTTEMPEIPQTTETPRATEMPRMTEMTKIPRMTEMPKIPRTTEMLEMHRTTEIPRVTEMPQTTEMPEMPQTTETPQATEMPQTTEIPRATEVTEMPQTPQMSEMPQTTDMPEMPRTTEIAKMPRTTEITEMPRTTERSEMPRTTDMPEMPQTTEMTEMPQTTERSEMPRTTDMPEMPRTTDMPEMPQTTEMTEMPRMTEISEMPRTTEITEMPRTTEITEMPRTTERSEMPRTTDIPEMPRTTDILEMPQTTEMTEMPRTTEITEMPQTTERSEMPRTTDMPEMPRTTEMTSMPEMPQSTEMPRMTEMPKIPWTTEMPEMPRTTEMLEMPRTTEMPEIPQMTEMPQMTEMPEMPQTTETPQATEMPRTTEMPEIPQTTEMPRVTEIPRPTEVTEMPQTTETPRATEISRATEVTEMPQTSQMSEMPQTTERSEMPRTTDMPEMPRTTDMLEMPQTTEMTEMPRTTEITEMPQTTERSEMPRTTDMPEMPRTTEMTLMPEMPQSTEMPRMTEMPKIPWTTEMPEMPRTTEMLEMPRTTEMPRVTEMPEIPQMTEMPQTTEMPEMPQTTETPQATEMPRTTEMPEIPQTTEMPRVTEIPRPTKVTEMPQTTETPRATEIPRATEVTEMPQTPQMSEMPQTTERSEMPRTTDMPEMPRTTEIAKMPRTTEITEMQRTTARSEMPRTTDMPEMPQTTEMTEMPRTTEITEMPQTTEMPEMPQTTEMPEITQTTETPQATEMPRTTEMPEITQTTETPQATEMPRMTEMTKIPQMTEMPKIPRTTEMLEMHRTTEIPRVTEMPQTTETPQATEIPQTTETPGATEIPRATEDTEMPQTTEMLRTTEIPRATEVTEMPQTTERSEMPRTTDMPEMPRTTEIPKMPRTTDMPEMPQTTEMTEMQRTTERSEMPRTTDMPEMPQTTEMTEMPRTTERSEMPRTNDMPEMPRMTEMPKMPRTTEITEMQRTTERSEMPRTTDMPEMPQTTEMTEMPRTTEITEMPRKTERSEMPQMTDMPEMPRMTEMTKITRMTEMPKIPWTTEMPEMPHTTEMLEMPRTTEMPRVTEMPEIPQVTEMPQTTEMPEMPQTTETPQATEMPRTTEMPEIPQTTETPRMTEMTKIPQMTEMPKIPRTTEMLEMHRTTEIPRVTEMPQTTEMPEMPQTTETPQATEIPQTTETPRATEIPRATEVTEMPQTPRMSEMPQTTERSEMPQTTDMPEMPRTTEIPKMPRTTDMPEMPQTTEMTEMPQTTERSEMPRTTDMPEMPRMTEMPEMPQTTEMTEMPRTNDMPEMPRTTDMPEMPRMTEMPKMPRTTEITEMQRTTEWSEMPRTTDMPEMPQKTEMTEMPGTTEITETPRTTEITEMPRKTKRSEMPRTTEMTSMPEMPRSTEMPRMTEMTKIPRITEMPKIPRTTEKPEMPCMTEMLEMPRTTEMPRVTEMPEIPQMTEMPQMTEMPQTTETPQATEMPRTTEMPEIPQTTETPRATEMPRMTEMTKIPRMTEMPKTTEMPEMPQTTETPQVTDMPQMTETPRATEITEMPQTPQISEMPQTTEMPEMTQLTERTEMPKMPRTTDMPEMSWMTEMPQTNEMPQTNEMTEIAETTEMPKMPRMTEMPKMTQTTEMPQIHRTTEMSEMSETPRVTEMTEIPQATETPQATETVSND; encoded by the exons ATGCCTGAAATGCTTCGAACGACTGAAATGACTTCAATGCCTGAAATGCCTCGATCGACTGAAATGCCTAAAATACCTTGGACGACTGAAATGCCTCACACGACTGAAATGCTTGAAATGCCTAGAACAACTGAAAATGCCCGAGTGACGGAAATTCCTCAAACGactgaaatgcctgaaatgcCTCAAACAACTGAAACCCCTCAAGCGACTGAAATGCCTCGAACGACTGAAATGCCTGAAATTCCTCAAACAACTGAAACGCCTCGAGCAACTGAAATGCCTCGAATGACTGAAATGACTAAAATCCCTCGAATGACTGAAATGCCTAAAATACCTCGAACGACCGAAATGCTTGAAATGCATAGAACAACTGAAATCCCTCGAGTGACTGAAATGCCTCAAACGactgaaatgcctgaaatgcCTCAAACGACTGAAACCCCTCAAGCGACTGAAATGCCTCAAACAACTGAAATACCTCGAGCAACTGAAGTTACTGAAATGCCTCAAACTCCTCAAATGTCTGAAATGCCTCAAACGACTGATATGCCTGAAATGCCTCGAACGACTGAAATAGCTAAAATGCCTCGAACAACTGAAATTACTGAAATGCCACGAACGACTGAAAG GTCTGAAATGCCTCGAACGACTGATATGCCTGAAATGCCTCAAACAACTGAAATGACTGAAATGCCTCAAACGACTGAAAGGTCTGAAATGCCTCGAACGACTGATATGCCTGAAATGCCTCGAACGACTGATATGCCTGAAATGCCTCAAACAACTGAAATGACTGAAATGCCTCGAAtgactgaaatatctgaaatgcctCGAACgactgaaataactgaaatgccTCGAACgactgaaataactgaaatgccTCGAACGACTGAAAGGTCTGAAATGCCTCGAACGACTGATATTCCTGAAATGCCTCGAACGACTGATATACTTGAAATGCCTCAAACAACTGAAATGACTGAAATGCCTCGAACgactgaaataactgaaatgccTCAAACGACTGAAAGGTCTGAAATGCCTCGAACGACAGATATGCCTGAAATGCCTCGAACGACTGAAATGACTTCAATGCCTGAAATGCCTCAATCGACTGAAATGCCTCGAATGACTGAAATGCCTAAAATACCTTGGACAactgaaatgcctgaaatgcCTCGCACGACTGAAATGCTTGAAATGCCTAGAACAACTGAAATGCCTGAAATTCCTCAAATGACTGAAATGCCTCAAATGactgaaatgcctgaaatgcCTCAAACAACTGAAACCCCTCAAGCGACTGAAATGCCTCGAACGACTGAAATGCCTGAAATTCCTCAAACGACTGAAATGCCTCGAGTGACTGAGATACCTCGACCAACTGAAGTTACTGAAATGCCTCAAACGACTGAAACGCCTCGAGCGACTGAAATATCTCGAGCAACTGAAGTTACTGAAATGCCTCAAACTTCTCAAATGTCTGAAATGCCTCAAACGACTGAAAGGTCTGAAATGCCTCGAACGACTGATATGCCTGAAATGCCTCGAACGACTGATATGCTTGAAATGCCTCAAACAACTGAAATGACTGAAATGCCTCGAACgactgaaataactgaaatgccTCAAACGACTGAAAGGTCTGAAATGCCTCGAACGACAGATATGCCTGAAATGCCTCGAACGACTGAAATGACTTTAATGCCTGAAATGCCTCAATCAACTGAAATGCCTCGAATGACTGAAATGCCTAAAATACCTTGGACGactgaaatgcctgaaatgcCTCGCACGACTGAAATGCTTGAAATGCCTAGAACAACTGAAATGCCTCGAGTGACTGAAATGCCTGAAATTCCTCAAATGACTGAAATGCCTCAAACGactgaaatgcctgaaatgcCTCAAACAACTGAAACCCCTCAAGCGACTGAAATGCCTCGAACGACTGAAATGCCTGAAATTCCTCAAACGACTGAAATGCCTCGAGTGACTGAGATACCTCGACCAACTAAAGTTACTGAAATGCCTCAAACGACTGAAACGCCTCGAGCGACTGAAATACCTCGAGCAACTGAAGTTACTGAAATGCCTCAAACTCCTCAAATGTCTGAAATGCCTCAAACGACTGAAAGGTCTGAAATGCCTCGAACGACTGATATGCCTGAAATGCCTCGAACGACTGAAATAGCTAAAATGCCTCGAACAACTGAAATTACTGAAATGCAACGAACGACTGCAAGGTCTGAAATGCCTCGAACAACTGATATGCCTGAAATGCCTCAAACAACTGAAATGACTGAAATGCCTCGAACGACTGAAATTACTGAAATGCCACAAACGactgaaatgcctgaaatgcCTCAAACAACTGAAATGCCTGAAATTACTCAAACGACTGAAACGCCTCAAGCGACTGAAATGCCTCGAACGACTGAAATGCCTGAAATTACTCAAACGACTGAAACGCCTCAAGCGACTGAAATGCCTCGAATGACTGAAATGACTAAAATCCCTCAAATGACTGAAATGCCTAAAATACCTCGAACAACCGAAATGCTTGAAATGCATAGAACAACTGAAATCCCTCGAGTGACTGAAATGCCTCAAACGACTGAAACCCCTCAAGCGACTGAAATTCCTCAAACGACTGAAACGCCTGGAGCGACTGAGATACCTCGAGCAACTGAAGATACTGAAATGCCTCAAACAACTGAAATGCTTCGAACGACTGAAATACCTCGAGCAACTGAAGTTACTGAAATGCCTCAAACGACTGAAAGGTCTGAAATGCCTCGAACGACTGATATGCCTGAAATGCCTCGAACGACTGAAATACCTAAAATGCCTCGAACAACTGATATGCCTGAAATGCCTCAAACAACTGAAATGACTGAAATGCAACGAACGACTGAAAGGTCTGAAATGCCTCGAACAACTGATATGCCTGAAATGCCTCAAACAACTGAAATGACGGAAATGCCTCGAACGACTGAAAGGTCTGAAATGCCTCGAACTAATGATATGCCTGAAATGCCTCGAATGACTGAAATGCCTAAAATGCCTCGAACAACTGAAATTACTGAAATGCAACGAACGACTGAAAGGTCTGAAATGCCTCGAACAACTGATATGCCTGAAATGCCTCAAACAACTGAAATGACTGAAATGCCTCGAACgactgaaataactgaaatgccTCGAAAGACTGAAAGGTCTGAAATGCCTCAAATGACAGATATGCCTGAAATGCCTCGAATGACTGAAATGACTAAAATCACTCGAATGACTGAAATGCCTAAAATACCTTGGACGactgaaatgcctgaaatgcCTCACACGACTGAAATGCTTGAAATGCCTAGAACAACTGAAATGCCTCGAGTGACTGAAATGCCTGAAATTCCTCAAGTGACTGAAATGCCTCAAACGactgaaatgcctgaaatgcCTCAAACAACTGAAACCCCTCAAGCGACTGAAATGCCTCGAACGACTGAAATGCCTGAAATTCCTCAAACGACTGAAACGCCTCGAATGACTGAAATGACTAAAATCCCTCAAATGACTGAAATGCCTAAAATACCTCGAACGACTGAAATGCTTGAAATGCATAGAACAACTGAAATCCCTCGAGTGACTGAAATGCCTCAAACGactgaaatgcctgaaatgcCTCAAACGACTGAAACCCCTCAAGCGACTGAAATTCCTCAAACGACTGAAACGCCTCGAGCGACTGAGATACCTCGAGCAACTGAAGTTACTGAAATGCCTCAAACTCCTCGAATGTCTGAAATGCCTCAAACGACTGAAAGGTCTGAAATGCCTCAAACGACTGATATGCCTGAAATGCCTCGAACGACTGAAATACCTAAAATGCCTCGAACAACTGATATGCCTGAAATGCCTCAAACAACTGAAATGACTGAAATGCCTCAAACAACTGAAAGGTCTGAAATGCCTCGAACGACTGATATGCCTGAAATGCCTCGAATGactgaaatgcctgaaatgcCTCAAACAACTGAAATGACTGAAATGCCTCGAACTAATGATATGCCTGAAATGCCTCGAACGACTGATATGCCTGAAATGCCTCGAATGACTGAAATGCCTAAAATGCCTCGAACAACTGAAATTACTGAAATGCAACGAACGACTGAATGGTCTGAAATGCCTCGAACAACTGATATGCCTGAAATGCCTCAAAAAACTGAAATGACTGAAATGCCTGGAACGACTGAAATAACTGAAACGCCTCGAACgactgaaataactgaaatgccTCGAAAGACTAAAAGGTCTGAAATGCCTCGAACGACTGAAATGACTTCAATGCCTGAAATGCCTCGATCGACTGAAATGCCTCGAATGACTGAAATGACTAAAATCCCTCGAATAACTGAAATGCCTAAAATACCTCGCACGACTGAAAAGCCTGAAATGCCTTGCATGACTGAAATGCTTGAAATGCCTAGAACAACTGAAATGCCTCGAGTGACTGAAATGCCTGAAATTCCTCAAATGACTGAAATGCCTCAAATGACTGAAATGCCTCAAACGACTGAAACCCCTCAAGCGACTGAAATGCCTCGAACGACTGAAATGCCTGAAATTCCTCAAACGACTGAAACGCCTCGAGCAACTGAAATGCCTCGAATGACTGAAATGACTAAAATCCCTCGAATGACTGAAATGCCTAAAACGactgaaatgcctgaaatgcCTCAAACGACTGAAACCCCTCAAGTGACTGATATGCCTCAAATGACTGAAACGCCTCGAGCCACTGAAATTACTGAAATGCCTCAAACTCCTCAAATATCTGAAATGCCTCAAACGactgaaatgcctgaaatgaCTCAATTGACTGAAAGGACTGAAATGCCTAAAATGCCTCGAACAACTGATATGCCTGAAATGTCTTGGATGACTGAAATGCCTCAAACCAATGAAATGCCTCAAACAAACGAAATGACTGAAATCGCTGAAACTACTGAAATGCCTAAAATGCCTCGAATGACTGAAATGCCAAAAATGACTCAAACGACTGAAATGCCTCAAATTCATCGAACAACTGAAATGTCTGAAATGTCTGAAACGCCTCGAGTGACTGAAATGACTGAAATCCCTCAAGCTACTGAAACCCCTCAAGCAACTGAAACTGTCTCGAATGactga
- the LOC127500245 gene encoding paternally-expressed gene 3 protein-like isoform X1 produces MPEMLRTTEMTSMPEMPRSTEMPKIPWTTEMPHTTEMLEMPRTTENARVTEIPQTTEMPEMPQTTETPQATEMPRTTEMPEIPQTTETPRATEMPRMTEMTKIPRMTEMPKIPRTTEMLEMHRTTEIPRVTEMPQTTEMPEMPQTTETPQATEMPQTTEIPRATEVTEMPQTPQMSEMPQTTDMPEMPRTTEIAKMPRTTEITEMPRTTERSEMPRTTDMPEMPQTTEMTEMPQTTERSEMPRTTDMPEMPQTTEMTEMPQTTERSEMPRTTDMPEMPRTTDMPEMPQTTEMTEMPRMTEISEMPRTTEITEMPRTTEITEMPRTTERSEMPRTTDIPEMPRTTDILEMPQTTEMTEMPRTTEITEMPQTTERSEMPRTTDMPEMPRTTEMTSMPEMPQSTEMPRMTEMPKIPWTTEMPEMPRTTEMLEMPRTTEMPEIPQMTEMPQMTEMPEMPQTTETPQATEMPRTTEMPEIPQTTEMPRVTEIPRPTEVTEMPQTTETPRATEISRATEVTEMPQTSQMSEMPQTTERSEMPRTTDMPEMPRTTDMLEMPQTTEMTEMPRTTEITEMPQTTERSEMPRTTDMPEMPRTTEMTLMPEMPQSTEMPRMTEMPKIPWTTEMPEMPRTTEMLEMPRTTEMPRVTEMPEIPQMTEMPQTTEMPEMPQTTETPQATEMPRTTEMPEIPQTTEMPRVTEIPRPTKVTEMPQTTETPRATEIPRATEVTEMPQTPQMSEMPQTTERSEMPRTTDMPEMPRTTEIAKMPRTTEITEMQRTTARSEMPRTTDMPEMPQTTEMTEMPRTTEITEMPQTTEMPEMPQTTEMPEITQTTETPQATEMPRTTEMPEITQTTETPQATEMPRMTEMTKIPQMTEMPKIPRTTEMLEMHRTTEIPRVTEMPQTTETPQATEIPQTTETPGATEIPRATEDTEMPQTTEMLRTTEIPRATEVTEMPQTTERSEMPRTTDMPEMPRTTEIPKMPRTTDMPEMPQTTEMTEMQRTTERSEMPRTTDMPEMPQTTEMTEMPRTTERSEMPRTNDMPEMPRMTEMPKMPRTTEITEMQRTTERSEMPRTTDMPEMPQTTEMTEMPRTTEITEMPRKTERSEMPQMTDMPEMPRMTEMTKITRMTEMPKIPWTTEMPEMPHTTEMLEMPRTTEMPRVTEMPEIPQVTEMPQTTEMPEMPQTTETPQATEMPRTTEMPEIPQTTETPRMTEMTKIPQMTEMPKIPRTTEMLEMHRTTEIPRVTEMPQTTEMPEMPQTTETPQATEIPQTTETPRATEIPRATEVTEMPQTPRMSEMPQTTERSEMPQTTDMPEMPRTTEIPKMPRTTDMPEMPQTTEMTEMPQTTERSEMPRTTDMPEMPRMTEMPEMPQTTEMTEMPRTNDMPEMPRTTDMPEMPRMTEMPKMPRTTEITEMQRTTEWSEMPRTTDMPEMPQKTEMTEMPGTTEITETPRTTEITEMPRKTKRSEMPRTTEMTSMPEMPRSTEMPRMTEMTKIPRITEMPKIPRTTEKPEMPCMTEMLEMPRTTEMPRVTEMPEIPQMTEMPQMTEMPQTTETPQATEMPRTTEMPEIPQTTETPRATEMPRMTEMTKIPRMTEMPKTTEMPEMPQTTETPQVTDMPQMTETPRATEITEMPQTPQISEMPQTTEMPEMTQLTERTEMPKMPRTTDMPEMSWMTEMPQTNEMPQTNEMTEIAETTEMPKMPRMTEMPKMTQTTEMPQIHRTTEMSEMSETPRVTEMTEIPQATETPQATETVSND; encoded by the exons ATGCCTGAAATGCTTCGAACGACTGAAATGACTTCAATGCCTGAAATGCCTCGATCGACTGAAATGCCTAAAATACCTTGGACGACTGAAATGCCTCACACGACTGAAATGCTTGAAATGCCTAGAACAACTGAAAATGCCCGAGTGACGGAAATTCCTCAAACGactgaaatgcctgaaatgcCTCAAACAACTGAAACCCCTCAAGCGACTGAAATGCCTCGAACGACTGAAATGCCTGAAATTCCTCAAACAACTGAAACGCCTCGAGCAACTGAAATGCCTCGAATGACTGAAATGACTAAAATCCCTCGAATGACTGAAATGCCTAAAATACCTCGAACGACCGAAATGCTTGAAATGCATAGAACAACTGAAATCCCTCGAGTGACTGAAATGCCTCAAACGactgaaatgcctgaaatgcCTCAAACGACTGAAACCCCTCAAGCGACTGAAATGCCTCAAACAACTGAAATACCTCGAGCAACTGAAGTTACTGAAATGCCTCAAACTCCTCAAATGTCTGAAATGCCTCAAACGACTGATATGCCTGAAATGCCTCGAACGACTGAAATAGCTAAAATGCCTCGAACAACTGAAATTACTGAAATGCCACGAACGACTGAAAG GTCTGAAATGCCTCGAACGACTGATATGCCTGAAATGCCTCAAACAACTGAAATGACTGAAATGCCTCAAACGACTGAAAGGTCTGAAATGCCTCGAACGACTGATATGCCTGAAATGCCTCAAACAACTGAAATGACTGAAATGCCTCAAACGACTGAAAGGTCTGAAATGCCTCGAACGACTGATATGCCTGAAATGCCTCGAACGACTGATATGCCTGAAATGCCTCAAACAACTGAAATGACTGAAATGCCTCGAAtgactgaaatatctgaaatgcctCGAACgactgaaataactgaaatgccTCGAACgactgaaataactgaaatgccTCGAACGACTGAAAGGTCTGAAATGCCTCGAACGACTGATATTCCTGAAATGCCTCGAACGACTGATATACTTGAAATGCCTCAAACAACTGAAATGACTGAAATGCCTCGAACgactgaaataactgaaatgccTCAAACGACTGAAAGGTCTGAAATGCCTCGAACGACAGATATGCCTGAAATGCCTCGAACGACTGAAATGACTTCAATGCCTGAAATGCCTCAATCGACTGAAATGCCTCGAATGACTGAAATGCCTAAAATACCTTGGACAactgaaatgcctgaaatgcCTCGCACGACTGAAATGCTTGAAATGCCTAGAACAACTGAAATGCCTGAAATTCCTCAAATGACTGAAATGCCTCAAATGactgaaatgcctgaaatgcCTCAAACAACTGAAACCCCTCAAGCGACTGAAATGCCTCGAACGACTGAAATGCCTGAAATTCCTCAAACGACTGAAATGCCTCGAGTGACTGAGATACCTCGACCAACTGAAGTTACTGAAATGCCTCAAACGACTGAAACGCCTCGAGCGACTGAAATATCTCGAGCAACTGAAGTTACTGAAATGCCTCAAACTTCTCAAATGTCTGAAATGCCTCAAACGACTGAAAGGTCTGAAATGCCTCGAACGACTGATATGCCTGAAATGCCTCGAACGACTGATATGCTTGAAATGCCTCAAACAACTGAAATGACTGAAATGCCTCGAACgactgaaataactgaaatgccTCAAACGACTGAAAGGTCTGAAATGCCTCGAACGACAGATATGCCTGAAATGCCTCGAACGACTGAAATGACTTTAATGCCTGAAATGCCTCAATCAACTGAAATGCCTCGAATGACTGAAATGCCTAAAATACCTTGGACGactgaaatgcctgaaatgcCTCGCACGACTGAAATGCTTGAAATGCCTAGAACAACTGAAATGCCTCGAGTGACTGAAATGCCTGAAATTCCTCAAATGACTGAAATGCCTCAAACGactgaaatgcctgaaatgcCTCAAACAACTGAAACCCCTCAAGCGACTGAAATGCCTCGAACGACTGAAATGCCTGAAATTCCTCAAACGACTGAAATGCCTCGAGTGACTGAGATACCTCGACCAACTAAAGTTACTGAAATGCCTCAAACGACTGAAACGCCTCGAGCGACTGAAATACCTCGAGCAACTGAAGTTACTGAAATGCCTCAAACTCCTCAAATGTCTGAAATGCCTCAAACGACTGAAAGGTCTGAAATGCCTCGAACGACTGATATGCCTGAAATGCCTCGAACGACTGAAATAGCTAAAATGCCTCGAACAACTGAAATTACTGAAATGCAACGAACGACTGCAAGGTCTGAAATGCCTCGAACAACTGATATGCCTGAAATGCCTCAAACAACTGAAATGACTGAAATGCCTCGAACGACTGAAATTACTGAAATGCCACAAACGactgaaatgcctgaaatgcCTCAAACAACTGAAATGCCTGAAATTACTCAAACGACTGAAACGCCTCAAGCGACTGAAATGCCTCGAACGACTGAAATGCCTGAAATTACTCAAACGACTGAAACGCCTCAAGCGACTGAAATGCCTCGAATGACTGAAATGACTAAAATCCCTCAAATGACTGAAATGCCTAAAATACCTCGAACAACCGAAATGCTTGAAATGCATAGAACAACTGAAATCCCTCGAGTGACTGAAATGCCTCAAACGACTGAAACCCCTCAAGCGACTGAAATTCCTCAAACGACTGAAACGCCTGGAGCGACTGAGATACCTCGAGCAACTGAAGATACTGAAATGCCTCAAACAACTGAAATGCTTCGAACGACTGAAATACCTCGAGCAACTGAAGTTACTGAAATGCCTCAAACGACTGAAAGGTCTGAAATGCCTCGAACGACTGATATGCCTGAAATGCCTCGAACGACTGAAATACCTAAAATGCCTCGAACAACTGATATGCCTGAAATGCCTCAAACAACTGAAATGACTGAAATGCAACGAACGACTGAAAGGTCTGAAATGCCTCGAACAACTGATATGCCTGAAATGCCTCAAACAACTGAAATGACGGAAATGCCTCGAACGACTGAAAGGTCTGAAATGCCTCGAACTAATGATATGCCTGAAATGCCTCGAATGACTGAAATGCCTAAAATGCCTCGAACAACTGAAATTACTGAAATGCAACGAACGACTGAAAGGTCTGAAATGCCTCGAACAACTGATATGCCTGAAATGCCTCAAACAACTGAAATGACTGAAATGCCTCGAACgactgaaataactgaaatgccTCGAAAGACTGAAAGGTCTGAAATGCCTCAAATGACAGATATGCCTGAAATGCCTCGAATGACTGAAATGACTAAAATCACTCGAATGACTGAAATGCCTAAAATACCTTGGACGactgaaatgcctgaaatgcCTCACACGACTGAAATGCTTGAAATGCCTAGAACAACTGAAATGCCTCGAGTGACTGAAATGCCTGAAATTCCTCAAGTGACTGAAATGCCTCAAACGactgaaatgcctgaaatgcCTCAAACAACTGAAACCCCTCAAGCGACTGAAATGCCTCGAACGACTGAAATGCCTGAAATTCCTCAAACGACTGAAACGCCTCGAATGACTGAAATGACTAAAATCCCTCAAATGACTGAAATGCCTAAAATACCTCGAACGACTGAAATGCTTGAAATGCATAGAACAACTGAAATCCCTCGAGTGACTGAAATGCCTCAAACGactgaaatgcctgaaatgcCTCAAACGACTGAAACCCCTCAAGCGACTGAAATTCCTCAAACGACTGAAACGCCTCGAGCGACTGAGATACCTCGAGCAACTGAAGTTACTGAAATGCCTCAAACTCCTCGAATGTCTGAAATGCCTCAAACGACTGAAAGGTCTGAAATGCCTCAAACGACTGATATGCCTGAAATGCCTCGAACGACTGAAATACCTAAAATGCCTCGAACAACTGATATGCCTGAAATGCCTCAAACAACTGAAATGACTGAAATGCCTCAAACAACTGAAAGGTCTGAAATGCCTCGAACGACTGATATGCCTGAAATGCCTCGAATGactgaaatgcctgaaatgcCTCAAACAACTGAAATGACTGAAATGCCTCGAACTAATGATATGCCTGAAATGCCTCGAACGACTGATATGCCTGAAATGCCTCGAATGACTGAAATGCCTAAAATGCCTCGAACAACTGAAATTACTGAAATGCAACGAACGACTGAATGGTCTGAAATGCCTCGAACAACTGATATGCCTGAAATGCCTCAAAAAACTGAAATGACTGAAATGCCTGGAACGACTGAAATAACTGAAACGCCTCGAACgactgaaataactgaaatgccTCGAAAGACTAAAAGGTCTGAAATGCCTCGAACGACTGAAATGACTTCAATGCCTGAAATGCCTCGATCGACTGAAATGCCTCGAATGACTGAAATGACTAAAATCCCTCGAATAACTGAAATGCCTAAAATACCTCGCACGACTGAAAAGCCTGAAATGCCTTGCATGACTGAAATGCTTGAAATGCCTAGAACAACTGAAATGCCTCGAGTGACTGAAATGCCTGAAATTCCTCAAATGACTGAAATGCCTCAAATGACTGAAATGCCTCAAACGACTGAAACCCCTCAAGCGACTGAAATGCCTCGAACGACTGAAATGCCTGAAATTCCTCAAACGACTGAAACGCCTCGAGCAACTGAAATGCCTCGAATGACTGAAATGACTAAAATCCCTCGAATGACTGAAATGCCTAAAACGactgaaatgcctgaaatgcCTCAAACGACTGAAACCCCTCAAGTGACTGATATGCCTCAAATGACTGAAACGCCTCGAGCCACTGAAATTACTGAAATGCCTCAAACTCCTCAAATATCTGAAATGCCTCAAACGactgaaatgcctgaaatgaCTCAATTGACTGAAAGGACTGAAATGCCTAAAATGCCTCGAACAACTGATATGCCTGAAATGTCTTGGATGACTGAAATGCCTCAAACCAATGAAATGCCTCAAACAAACGAAATGACTGAAATCGCTGAAACTACTGAAATGCCTAAAATGCCTCGAATGACTGAAATGCCAAAAATGACTCAAACGACTGAAATGCCTCAAATTCATCGAACAACTGAAATGTCTGAAATGTCTGAAACGCCTCGAGTGACTGAAATGACTGAAATCCCTCAAGCTACTGAAACCCCTCAAGCAACTGAAACTGTCTCGAATGactga